Proteins found in one Venturia canescens isolate UGA chromosome 6, ASM1945775v1, whole genome shotgun sequence genomic segment:
- the LOC122412283 gene encoding uncharacterized protein, with translation MKFLIFCCIFVALAYHGTYARRRLVTEIVPYRDFPALVEGNCMVSDIPTRIIDGCYKVQCTKQPNGTLEWSASGCTYGYCPNGERYGTGPHDLSKKFPNCCYPVRRC, from the exons atgaaattcctcattttttgttgtattttcgTTGCGTTGGCATATCATGGAACTTACGCAAGACGGAGATTGGTAACCGAGATTGTACCGTATAGGGATTTTCCGGCCTTAGTAGAAG GTAACTGCATGGTATCTGATATTCCCACAAGAATAATTGATGGTTGTTACAAAGTCCAGTGTACCAAGCAACCAAATGGGACACTAGAGTGGTCAGCGTCAGG ATGCACGTATGGTTATTGTCCGAATGGAGAACGATACGGCACCGGCCCGCACGACCTGTCGAAAAAATTCCCTAATTGCTGTTATCCTGTTCGACGTTGCTGA
- the LOC122412282 gene encoding uncharacterized protein: MSIARQKILSHCVNMNSGIFVCVLGLLICHVTICSGVPRLTGDCTLEDVEPEYRSSCMDVSCFRDENGKVRTVKIECGLVAPQCNGKDFKATTNDSLTYPDCCVQIQCL; encoded by the exons ATGTCGATTGCGAGACAAAAAATTCTATCGCACTGCGTGAACATGAATTCCGGAATTTTCGTTTGCGTTCTTGGTCTGCTGATATGCCACGTAACGATTTGTAGTGGCGTACCGAGGCTTACAG GTGATTGCACACTCGAGGATGTGGAACCGGAATATCGATCGTCATGCATGGACGTATCGTGCTTCAGAGATGAAAATGGGAAAGTTCGTACCGTGAAAATAGA GTGTGGTTTGGTCGCTCCTCAGTGTAATGGAAAAGATTTTAAGGCGACGACGAATGACAGCCTAACGTACCCGGACTGTTGTGTTCAAATACAATGCCTTTGA